The following nucleotide sequence is from Lytechinus pictus isolate F3 Inbred chromosome 10, Lp3.0, whole genome shotgun sequence.
CCGTTATATGTTTTGTGTccatcggccagtgggaccaggcctttacaTGTATTCATCATATGAATATACAGAGTGTAACAAAAGAGTAGACAAGAAGTATCTTATCCCTTAACGTTGGAGCTGAGCCACCTGACGACCTCATCTAACCCTTGACCTGTGAGAGCACTGACCTCTAGAACCTCTATCCTCTGGCTAGCCGAGGTTGCTACGTCATCCAGATGAAGCAGGGATCGGATCTGTTGGATGCTCATTGGGAGAGGTAGGTCACTGTGAGTGATAGGTAATGGAAGAATCTGGTGAACTTTTGGAAATGACCTTTACGATATTGCaaagggtaaattgccaattcgtccattcaccacatggtctaccttcatttagtctaatgccatttcgtccatcaatattttgtctaacaaacatttggtccaataaccatttggtccaatcatcacttcgtctaatcaccagttcgtctatgaccatttcgtctcacaaccagttggtctaatatttgttttattttcattcatttagcccaattaacacttaattatttgaccaaatggtaaatggactaaatggctattggaccaactggttattagatgaaatggtgagtggacgaaatggcaattagaccaagtggatattggacgaattgatggtagaccaaatgatagtagacgagttggcaattggacgaaatggcattggaccaaatgaaaataaaccattgcaCAGTATATGAAGATATCATTCCTATAATTGACTGGCTGGGAAGTACTTGTCTATGACTGTTATTATGGTAACTATCAGAGAATAAAAATTTGAATCAGAAAGTTACACTACACTCCCTATGAAACTAGATACAGACTATCTTGAAACTTGAAAGCTGAAATCCATCTGCTTGCAAatcaagattttatttttatttttttctcaggaCTACAAAGACATTAGCCATCTCGCACACACTGTGAGAGACCCATTCCCCGCAGGCTCAAGGTATTATTCCCCTAAAAGCAGGGGTTCTAATTGCAAGATGAATCTTATTTTGTTATCTTATTTCATGGAGGTGGTGTTGATGGTCTAGAATCTGGTTATTTTCAAaacttatttatcatttataaacctatattttgatgaaaaattatgtAGTAATGGTAACATCAGGGTTCCCGCAGAAATTTGAAATCAGAATTCCATGACATTTCagtgacttttccatgactaaattgctgctttccatgacttcctgtGACATCGCaggagttatgtagaatttgggatgtcacaaaactgggaaaaatagaaatcatgaagaccaattataatagcagaaTATGATCACAGAGAATGAAGGTTGCGagacacgacaaactggaaagctgccatagccaagaggtaaatgcacttccatgacttttcacaaattttcaaaattctgactttccatgaccacaaaaTTTTCCAGgatttccatgactgtgggaaccctgagCAATTGacattaataattaaaaaaaactgggcTGTAGGTTCCCTGTAGAGAGTGGAAGAAGGACTTCAGTCTATGAAGGAGGTTTAGTCAAGAAAGATCTGgggtgcatttcatgaaaggacctaTTGGATGTTTTATCAGACAAGTCCTGCTTATcctacagttaccatagtaacagtgaatatcagccaatcaaaatcaaggtaagttgtcagatctgacaacttgttgcatgaaaatgttgatgaaatgttccCCTGATCCAGCGAAACTATTAAAACTAAAACAGAGACTGAAACTTTTACCTTGAAACTAACCTTTTATTCAGAACGACCAAGATGGAAGCATTGTGTAGTTTGGGATCAGTCAATACTTGAAGAAGCTGGATACATGCACTGGACACCTGGGACATGTTTGATACATCAACTACATACTGAAAGGGAAACAAGTAAAACACAACAATGGACATCAGACAGCACTTATCATAATACAATGAGCTTGTGACGTACATCTTCCAGTGgcgtacgcaggatttttgaaaGGGGAGGGGTTTCAAGCTGTAAGAAAtgttgacaaccccccccccaaaaaaaaggtattcaccaCAAATTTTAGGTCGTTTcgtaccccccaaaaaatggtCTTCACCATAAATTTTAGGTAATTTTGTACCCAACACTaacacaaatttgacaagcaaaaaaaatattaaaaaaagggcCTCAACATTTtataggggggagggggggattCGGAGGTTGAACACctggatctggatgtatacACTGCTGGACCAATTGGGATAAATGCAGCGGGTGAGAGAGGGCACGATGTAACCACCCCCTTGCATATGTCACTGACATCTTCCATGTATCATGTACGGTAGCTGTACAATGACCTACATgcaaaccatggttttatatgTCATTTTACTGCGGGCAAACAAATGTGATGGCAGTGTAACTTTTAGGCTCATGTTTCAATAAAGAAAACTTATTCCCTGACAATTACAACAGTTTGAGCACTCAGACTAAGACAATTGTCTATTTTATCTGTGTCACTTTGAGTACCCATGGtcaatttattcaaaacttGATCAGACTCAGTCTGGTGGTGCCTTGAAATAGACCTGAATTTAATAACCAATCAAGCATATTTCCCTAAATCAAATGTGATCATTGCAATAAATTTGACTTGAAATTGAATGCAAATCAATCAACTACAAATTTGTGTTTAATCAATGCTTGATTTTGGAATGGAACACAAGTCTCATGCAATGCCCCATACATTTGTATATGTCTTTACACTTACCAGTACTATAGAACTATCAGTGAAGTAGTTAGGCCAGATAGGGGCCATCATGCCTCCTAATTCTCTCACTCTAACCTCTATTTTCTTGTTGAGCTGAACATTGGTTAGGTTTGTACCAACCTAAGAATAAAAccacaaaaatattcataaataatcaAAGAAATTATGCTCAAATATACGCTTTCTActcaaaaccttttttttttaataattaaaatcaGAACTAATTATTCATTCTCATTAATATCATTAGCATTATCATCAATTATCATTCTTAGATATTACCACTATTACGATCATTATTGACTATTATTACTAAAtgattatcatcttcatcagtTTTATCATTGAGCTATAGTGCAATTTGTAATGTAGTTCATTCTAATTTGGCAGATTTGATTTTAATAGGGACAATGATTTTTTCCCATTCTGCGATTGACAGTGGAAAATACTATTACTGTACTTTTTCTTATTATGTAACAAAAAGTGTTTTGCACAATTAAGTCTTAAGATTTTTATTTGCAATAAGTTGTGATTGGTGCTAATTGTCATCATTGCCCTTGCTGTAGCACAACCAACATCCTGGAGACTGGGATAGAAATTACCAAAGTATAAAATTTTCTCTAAAAATTGGAAAGCAATAACATTTTGTGGACAAAAAACTCcaaccagggggccgtttcataaagctgttcgtaggttaagagcaactttaagaatgacaGAAAATCCTTTTTTACATGCTAAAccgtcgccaatgaatatacaatttgccacaagaaaggatcaccagtcgttcttaaagtcgctcccaacttacaaacagctttatgaaacacccacccgatcaaaaattgaaaagtaaattacACGTACTGCAGGGGGGGGTGTATTGTAGCTCTTCCATGTAAAACATGTTTAGATACATGTACTTACCGTTGGTATTGTTGATGGAGCATCATTCAGATTTTCAAACGAACCTTTTGTAGAATAAAGTAAACTTTCTGTCAAGGAATTTTAACTTTCACCATGGTAATCAT
It contains:
- the LOC129283990 gene encoding ADP-ribosylation factor-like protein 16 isoform X1 — encoded protein: MCLLLGPLGVGKTLILKRLQVYSTKGSFENLNDAPSTIPTVGTNLTNVQLNKKIEVRVRELGGMMAPIWPNYFTDSSIVLYVVDVSNMSQVSSACIQLLQVLTDPKLHNASILVVLNKSDLPLPMSIQQIRSLLHLDDVATSASQRIEVLEVSALTGQGLDEVVRWLSSNHVNHSF
- the LOC129283990 gene encoding ADP-ribosylation factor-like protein 16 isoform X2, coding for MCLLLGPLGVGKTLILKRLQVYSTKGSFENLNDAPSTIPTVGTNLTNVQLNKKIEVRVRELGGMMAPIWPNYFTDSSIVLYVVDVSNMSQVSSACIQLLQVLTDPKLHNASILVVLNKSDLPLPMSIQQIRSLLHLDDVATSASQRIEVLEHVNHSF